The Mauremys reevesii isolate NIE-2019 linkage group 13, ASM1616193v1, whole genome shotgun sequence genome contains a region encoding:
- the LOC120381294 gene encoding olfactory receptor 11A1-like: protein MGGRTSILLSEIPSEEVKLQIPASSMPTLRREPLPMASADWRNKTATDFILLGFGDLPELQILLFLLFSVIYIVTMVGNILIITLIVTDQHLHTPMYFFLGNLSCLETCYTCTILPRLLASLLTGDRTISVQGCLTQYYLFGLFGATECYLLAAMSYDRYLAICKPLYYGARMNGRFCVLLAAGSWINGFLPTTITTSLMSQLPFCGPGKIDHFFCDFTPVIDLSCSDIRLLELLGVVLSGVCSLPPSLLTVTSYICIITSILRMPSTTGRQKAFSTCSSHLIVVTTFYGTLIIVYLLPKTKILRDLNKVFSIFYTILTPLVNPLIYSLRNKEVKKALKKAVSKFTAFTRI, encoded by the exons ATGGGTGGCAGAACCAGTATTCTGCTCTCTGAAATTCCAAGTGAAGAGGTCAAGTTACAGATTCCAGCTTCTTCTATGCCAACTTTAAG GAGAGAGCCACTACCTATGGCCAGTGCAGACTGGCGCAATAAAACAGCTACAGATttcatcctcctgggatttgGGGATCTCCCTGAGCTGCAaattcttctctttcttcttttttcagTGATCTACATTGTGACCATGGTAGGGAACATCCTAATCATTACACTCATTGTAACTGATCAGCACctgcacacccccatgtacttcttcctggggaacttgtcctgcttggagacctgctacacctgCACCATCCTGCCCAGGCTGCTGGCCAGTCTCCTAACAGGGGACAGAACCATTTCTGTGCAGGGCTGCCTTACACAGTATTATTTGTTTGGTTTATTTGGAGCCACAGAATGTTATCTCTTAGCTGcaatgtcttatgatcggtatttagcaaTATGCAAACCACTGTACTATGGAGCCCGTATGAATGGCAGATTCTGTGTCCTGCTGGCAGCTGGGTCTTGGATAAATGGGTTTTTGCCTACTACCATAACAACATCTTTGATGTCACAACTGCCTTTCTGTGGCCCTGGCAAGATTGATCACTTCTTTTGTGACTTCACCCCAGTGATAGACCTCTCCTGCAGCGACATCCGCTTGTTAGAACTTTTGGGTGTTGTCCTGTCAGGTGTATGTTCACTGCCCCCATCTCTATTAACTGTAACATCTTATATTTGTATCATCACCTCCATCCTGAGAATGCCTTCCACCACCGGGcggcaaaaggccttttccacctgctcctctcacctcatagTGGTTACAACTTTCTATGGGACCCTGATCATTGTTTATCTCCTCCCCAAAACTAAGATACTGCGAGACCTGAACAAAGTGTTCTCCATCTTCTACACCATCCTGACACCCCTTGTCAATCcactcatctacagcctgaggaacaaagagGTAAAAAAGGCCCTAAAAAAAGCAGTCAGTAAATTTACAGCTTTCACAAGAATTTAG
- the LOC120380150 gene encoding olfactory receptor 6N1-like has product MLCEEVTTETPAAHRSGLETNPMANPEKGNQTSITEFILLGFGALQELQLLLFLLFLVIYIMTVAGNILIIALVVTDQHLHTPMYFFLGNLSCLETCYTSTILPRMLVGLLTGDRTISFNECVTQFYFVGSLVATECLLLSVMSYDRYLAICNPLHYATRMSHRSYLKLAGGCWIGGFLGNTINMFSISQLTFCGPNGIDLFFCDLIPLVKLSCNDSHLMEMVTFTLTLLFSLVPFMLTLMSYICIITTILRIPSTIGRQKAFSTCSSHLIVVSIYYATLLIVYMFPTTDILRNFKKVLSVVYTVLTPLVNPLIYSLRNKVVQEALRKACRKLMLHVPLAESHCSDSSLIDAHTPPQQEE; this is encoded by the exons ATGTTGTGTGAGGAGGTGACAACAGAGACTCCAGCTGCTCACAGATCCGGCTTAGAG ACAAACCCCATGGCGAACCCAGAGAAGGGAAACCAAACGTCcatcacagaattcatcctcctgggatttggagctctccaggaactgcagctccttctcttcctgctgttccTAGTGATCTACATCATGACCGTGgcagggaacatcctcatcatagcGCTAGTTGTgactgatcagcaccttcacacccccatgtacttcttcctggggaacttgtcctgtttggagacctgctacacctcgaccatcctgcccaggatgctggTCGGTCTCCTGACAGGGGACAGGACTATTTCATTCAATGAATGTGTCACACAATTTTATTTTGTTGGTTCTCTGGTTGCTACAGAATGTCTTCTCTTATCGgtgatgtcttatgatcggtatttagctATATGCAATCCACTGCACTATGCAACCCGTATGAGTCACAGGTCTTACCTGAAGCTCGCAGGTGGCTGTTGGATAGGTGGCTTCCTAGGTAATACCATAAATATGTTCTCAATATCACAGTTAACGTTCTGTGGCCCCAATGGTATTGACCTTTTTTTTTGTGATCTCATCCCCCTTGTAAAACTCTCCTGCAATGACTCTCACCTCATGGAAATGGTGACTTTTACACTCACCTTGCTTTTCTCACTGGTCCCATTCATGCTTACCTTGATGTCCTACATCTGCATCATCACCACAATCCTGAGAATCCCGTCCACCATCGGaaggcaaaaggccttttccacctgctcctcccacctcattgTGGTGAGCATTTATTATGCAACTCTGCTGATTGTCTACATGTTCCCTACCACCGACATCCTGAGGAACTTCAAGAAAGTTCTCTCTGTCGTCTACACAGTCCTGACTCCCCTGGTCaatcccctcatctacagcctgagaaacaaagtGGTCCAGGAGGCCCTGAGGAAAGCTTGCAGGAAATTGAT GCTACacgtgcccctggctgagagccactgctctgacAGCTCGCTGATTgatgcccatactccacctcagcaggaggagtaa